The proteins below are encoded in one region of Zerene cesonia ecotype Mississippi chromosome 10, Zerene_cesonia_1.1, whole genome shotgun sequence:
- the LOC119829288 gene encoding rho GTPase-activating protein conundrum isoform X2 — protein sequence MLIIRAAPYCLKGELETEWLQAAGLGSLAAPFQAGLEVTEAQLGEAVRPLPREQAAAVRRRVRRLNRTVRRRRAATRAKKPDIRDVFRDLENSSGSEPRSRSATPDSLDSLPSGGSGSPPTEWADAATPPDFVDSYPAGTHAPVARTPSAPARRARPAPPALPALSPPRHDLFKPNELHWADIATNTEGIELLGYQRYGTVQGPRIGKERINGSILKDNDPFIKHTPVARTKSAASAQQPLSFEHKFNLDRQMLDHDEEWPEPNSDVDIESLNESQLKKLQQLLWLELTALFDKYSLPFHKRKAPKKKRKEEGSVFGVSLETLLRKDMLVWEETWSSVPAAVRALAAALRERTRDEGLLRVPGNKHKIESLCQLMEREWYSDRAHVEAALRRATGHDLAAVFKRLLRALPQPPLTQELMRLFYHTYALSGGTQGRALSLLVQLLPAEQRATLREVLRLVREIVAHSHTNKMSEHNVAMIIAPALFPPSLLIKASDSLETQLATAANSCHVTEALMRWCDQLWMVPASLLAASQRKPHQHRRNNHT from the exons ATGTTGATTATTCGAGCAGCACCGTATTGTTTGA AAGGCGAATTGGAAACCGAGTGGCTGCAAGCCGCGGGGCTGGGCTCCCTCGCGGCGCCGTTCCAGGCTGGCCTGGAGGTGACGGAGGCGCAGCTGGGTGAGGCGGTGCGGCCGCTGCCCCGCGAGCAGGCGGCCGCGGTGCGCAGGCGCGTCCGCCGGCTGAACCGAACCGTGCGCCGGCGCCGCGCTGCGACGCGAGCTAAGAAGCCGGATATCAGAGATGTTTTCCGCGATTTGGAG AATTCAAGTGGCAGCGAGCCTAGGTCGCGTAGTGCGACTCCCGATTCTTTGGACTCGCTGCCGAGCGGTGGTTCCGGCAGCCCGCCCACCGAGTGGGCAGACGCGGCCACACCACCGGACTTTGT CGACAGTTACCCAGCGGGCACGCACGCGCCGGTGGCCCGCACGCCGTCGGCgccggcgcggcgcgcgcggcccgcgccgcccgctcTGCCCGCGCTCTCGCCGCCGCGACACGACCTCTTCAAGCCCAACGAGCTGCATTGGGCCGATATCGCGACTAATACTG AGGGTATAGAACTGCTCGGCTATCAACGATACGGCACCGTGCAGGGACCGCGGATAGGAAAGGAACGGATCAATGGCTCCATACTTAAGGACAACGATCCCTTTAT CAAACACACCCCAGTGGCTCGCACAAAGAGCGCTGCGTCTGCGCAGCAACCTCTCAGCTTCGAACACAAATTCAATCTCGACCGGCAAATGCTCGACCACGATGAG GAATGGCCAGAACCGAACAGTGACGTTGACATCGAGAGCCTGAACGAGTCGCAGCTGAAGAAGCTTCAGCAGCTGCTGTGGCTCGAGCTGACGGCGCTGTTCGATAAATATTCGCTTCCATTCCATAAACGAAAAGCGCCCAAGAAGAAAAGGAAAGAAG AAGGCTCCGTGTTCGGGGTGTCGCTGGAGACGCTGCTCCGCAAGGACATGCTGGTGTGGGAGGAGACGTGGAGCTCGGTGCCGGCCGCCGTGCGCGCGCTCGCCGCCGCGCTGCGCGAGCGCACGCGCGACGAGGGGCTGCTGCGCGTGCCCGGCAACAAGCACAAG ATCGAGTCGCTGTGCCAGCTGATGGAGCGCGAGTGGTACTCGGACCGCGCGCACGTGGAGGCGGCGCTGCGGCGCGCCACGGGGCACGACCTCGCCGCCGTGTTCAAGCGCCTGCTGCGCGCGCTGCCGCAGCCGCCGCTCACGCAGGAGCTCATGCGCCTCTTCTATCACACTTATG CGCTGTCGGGCGGCACGCAGGGGCGCGCGCTGAGCCTGCTGGTGCAGCTGCTGCCGGCGGAGCAGCGCGCCACGCTGCGCGAGGTGCTGCGCCTCGTGCGCGAGATCGTCGCGCACAGCCACACCAACAAGATGAGCGAGCACAACGTGGCCATGATCATCGCGCCCGCGCTCTTCCCGCCCAG CCTCCTCATCAAAGCATCAGACAGTTTAGAAACACAATTAGCAACAGCCGCGAACAGCTGCCATGTAACAGAAGCTCTTATGCGCTGGTGTGACCAACTGTGGATGGTTCCTGCCTCACTCCTAGCCGCCTCTCAGAGGAAACCGCACCAACACAGACGGAATAACCATACTTga
- the LOC119829288 gene encoding rho GTPase-activating protein conundrum isoform X1 gives MLKLESPEVRVSLPVPRAPDPTALAAYWAEYEDLCRQISTAHQTDEDDNHYEEGELETEWLQAAGLGSLAAPFQAGLEVTEAQLGEAVRPLPREQAAAVRRRVRRLNRTVRRRRAATRAKKPDIRDVFRDLENSSGSEPRSRSATPDSLDSLPSGGSGSPPTEWADAATPPDFVDSYPAGTHAPVARTPSAPARRARPAPPALPALSPPRHDLFKPNELHWADIATNTEGIELLGYQRYGTVQGPRIGKERINGSILKDNDPFIKHTPVARTKSAASAQQPLSFEHKFNLDRQMLDHDEEWPEPNSDVDIESLNESQLKKLQQLLWLELTALFDKYSLPFHKRKAPKKKRKEEGSVFGVSLETLLRKDMLVWEETWSSVPAAVRALAAALRERTRDEGLLRVPGNKHKIESLCQLMEREWYSDRAHVEAALRRATGHDLAAVFKRLLRALPQPPLTQELMRLFYHTYALSGGTQGRALSLLVQLLPAEQRATLREVLRLVREIVAHSHTNKMSEHNVAMIIAPALFPPSLLIKASDSLETQLATAANSCHVTEALMRWCDQLWMVPASLLAASQRKPHQHRRNNHT, from the exons AAGGCGAATTGGAAACCGAGTGGCTGCAAGCCGCGGGGCTGGGCTCCCTCGCGGCGCCGTTCCAGGCTGGCCTGGAGGTGACGGAGGCGCAGCTGGGTGAGGCGGTGCGGCCGCTGCCCCGCGAGCAGGCGGCCGCGGTGCGCAGGCGCGTCCGCCGGCTGAACCGAACCGTGCGCCGGCGCCGCGCTGCGACGCGAGCTAAGAAGCCGGATATCAGAGATGTTTTCCGCGATTTGGAG AATTCAAGTGGCAGCGAGCCTAGGTCGCGTAGTGCGACTCCCGATTCTTTGGACTCGCTGCCGAGCGGTGGTTCCGGCAGCCCGCCCACCGAGTGGGCAGACGCGGCCACACCACCGGACTTTGT CGACAGTTACCCAGCGGGCACGCACGCGCCGGTGGCCCGCACGCCGTCGGCgccggcgcggcgcgcgcggcccgcgccgcccgctcTGCCCGCGCTCTCGCCGCCGCGACACGACCTCTTCAAGCCCAACGAGCTGCATTGGGCCGATATCGCGACTAATACTG AGGGTATAGAACTGCTCGGCTATCAACGATACGGCACCGTGCAGGGACCGCGGATAGGAAAGGAACGGATCAATGGCTCCATACTTAAGGACAACGATCCCTTTAT CAAACACACCCCAGTGGCTCGCACAAAGAGCGCTGCGTCTGCGCAGCAACCTCTCAGCTTCGAACACAAATTCAATCTCGACCGGCAAATGCTCGACCACGATGAG GAATGGCCAGAACCGAACAGTGACGTTGACATCGAGAGCCTGAACGAGTCGCAGCTGAAGAAGCTTCAGCAGCTGCTGTGGCTCGAGCTGACGGCGCTGTTCGATAAATATTCGCTTCCATTCCATAAACGAAAAGCGCCCAAGAAGAAAAGGAAAGAAG AAGGCTCCGTGTTCGGGGTGTCGCTGGAGACGCTGCTCCGCAAGGACATGCTGGTGTGGGAGGAGACGTGGAGCTCGGTGCCGGCCGCCGTGCGCGCGCTCGCCGCCGCGCTGCGCGAGCGCACGCGCGACGAGGGGCTGCTGCGCGTGCCCGGCAACAAGCACAAG ATCGAGTCGCTGTGCCAGCTGATGGAGCGCGAGTGGTACTCGGACCGCGCGCACGTGGAGGCGGCGCTGCGGCGCGCCACGGGGCACGACCTCGCCGCCGTGTTCAAGCGCCTGCTGCGCGCGCTGCCGCAGCCGCCGCTCACGCAGGAGCTCATGCGCCTCTTCTATCACACTTATG CGCTGTCGGGCGGCACGCAGGGGCGCGCGCTGAGCCTGCTGGTGCAGCTGCTGCCGGCGGAGCAGCGCGCCACGCTGCGCGAGGTGCTGCGCCTCGTGCGCGAGATCGTCGCGCACAGCCACACCAACAAGATGAGCGAGCACAACGTGGCCATGATCATCGCGCCCGCGCTCTTCCCGCCCAG CCTCCTCATCAAAGCATCAGACAGTTTAGAAACACAATTAGCAACAGCCGCGAACAGCTGCCATGTAACAGAAGCTCTTATGCGCTGGTGTGACCAACTGTGGATGGTTCCTGCCTCACTCCTAGCCGCCTCTCAGAGGAAACCGCACCAACACAGACGGAATAACCATACTTga
- the LOC119829707 gene encoding nucleoporin Nup43, translated as MSIEVEGTFVSQKVNKVRWIPEDYVETKHFFTGSWDDEENSIKVWSFECINEDEDVEYPRQISEYKVAGDVTEIKFIDKNKIAVSISSGEVRILEISSYERQAPLKEVFEWKHLHKINHDPCSCTSLDTFEGDVASVGEDGKVNILNGRRGDITSTLYHSADSCSLHSVCFIKSNEVITGNIRGHMKIWDIRSDNKKPAASFLLSTEEVAATCIVQHPTQPHIVLAGSESGSIAVWDLRINQFPTSLVNAHSAGVTELQFHPENPYKLLSSSLSGEVWDWDMELLTKKTPESYLPIDDKTVMNVDTILPGLHKAVNTIHWDKGRILCGADNEAVYLIKNIKY; from the exons ATGTCAATAGAAGTTGAAGGAACTTTTGTATCACAAAAGGTTAATAAAGTGCGATGGATTCCCGAAGATTATGTAGAAACAAAACACTTTTTTACCGGCAGTTGGGACGATGAAGAAAACTCTATAAAAGTATGGTCATTTGAGTGTATAAATGAAGATGAAGATGTGGAATACCCTCGCCAAATTTCCGAGTATAAGGTCGCGGGTGATGTcacagaaattaaatttatagataagaataaaattgcTGTTTCTATATCGAGCGGTGAGGTTAGAATTCTTGAGATAAGTTCATATGAACGACAGGCTCCGTTAAAAGAAGTGTTTGAATGGAAacatttacacaaaataaa cCATGATCCATGCTCATGCACCTCACTAGACACATTTGAAGGAGATGTAGCTTCAGTGGGTGAAGATGGGAAGGTTAATATACTGAATGGCAGGCGGGGAGACATTACCAGCACCCTCTATCATAGTGCAGATAGCTGCTCATTGCATTCagtgtgttttattaaatcaaatgag GTGATCACAGGAAACATCAGGGGCCACATGAAGATATGGGACATAAGGTCAGACAACAAAAAGCCAGCTGCATCATTTCTCTTATCTACAGAAGAGGTAGCTGCCACATGCATTGTCCAACATCCAACACAGCCCCACATTGTACTAGCCGGAAGTGAATCAGGCTCCATCGCAGTATGGGACTTGCGTATAAACCAATTCCCCACGTCTTTAGTCAATGCACACTCGGCTGGTGTAACAGAATTGCAATTTCACCCAGAAAACCCTTACAAATTACTAAGCAGTTCATTATCTGGTGAAGTATGGGATTGGGATATGGAATTACTAACCAAAAAAACTCCTGAGAGCTATTTACCGATAGATGACAAAACTGTCATGAATGTTGACACTATTTTGCCGGGTCTGCATAAAGCTGTGAATACAATCCATTGGGATAAAGGACGAATACTGTGTGGCGCTGACAACGAAgctgtttatttgattaagaatattaagtattaa
- the LOC119829761 gene encoding queuosine salvage protein: MVRKDVMSPADSGKYIAKLSQHVKIHDEGITKLCDEILKSIKDKKITIPEIGTSSIQPTKDHPRAADWVFVVDALNFCFWSKSKEQQWTVDGHTGYCALEAALFRAIKDGYDITNPEYYSKISREDLSKLFKGDTDAEIPLFQERIDVLHEVGSILLHKYNGTFETCVQEANKSAAKLLHIVVENFPCFRDEAMYKERRVSLYKRAQILVADLWNFFGGTGWGEFKDIDVITMFADYRVPQVLVYFGVLSYSDELMDKLRNDILLPSGSEEEVEIRGCSIHAVELLKKSLQQKIRDKEESIEVPNSSLIDYFLWCYRRKHAQEMEIVPYHKTLGIYY, translated from the exons atggtacGGAAAGACGTGATGTCTCCAGCAGATTCTGgtaaatatattgcaaaattATCCCAACATGTTAAAATACACGACGAAGGAATTACAAAACTATGTGACGAG ATACTCAAATCAATAAAGGACAAAAAGATTACTATCCCCGAGATAGGCACAAGTTCCATCCAGCCCACTAAAGATCACCCCAGAGCAGCTGATTGGGTTTTTGTGGTGGATGCACTGAACTTTTGTTTCTGGTCAAAGAGCAAGGAACAACAGTGGACAGTGGACGGTCACACTGGATATTGTGCTCTGGAAGCTGCATTGTTTAGAGCTATTAAg GATGGGTATGACATCACAAACCCAGAATACTACTCAAAAATATCAAGGGAAGacttatcaaaattattcaaaggTGACACAGATGCGGAAATTCCTTTATTCCAAGAGCGAATAGATGTTCTACATGAAGTAGGTTCCATCCTGTTGCATAAATACAATGGAACATTCGAGACATGTGTGCAAGAAGCAAATAAATCGGCTGCCAAATTACTCCATATTGTGGTAGAAAACTTTCCATGCTTCAGAGATGAGGCCATGTATAAGGAACGAAGAGTCTCTCTGTACAAACGAGCCCAAATACTTGTTGCTGACTTGTGGAATTTCTTCGGAGGCACCGGGTGGGGAGAGTTCAAGGATATAGATGTGATAACTATGTTTGCTGACTATAGAGTCCCACAAGTGTTGGTTTATTTTGGTGTGTTGAGTTATAGCGATGAATTAATGGACAAATTGAGAAACG ACATTCTTCTACCGAGCGGGTCAGAAGAAGAAGTCGAAATAAGAGGTTGTTCAATTCACGCAGTGGAATTGCTCAAGAAGAGTTTGCAACAGAAAATAAGAGATAAAGAGGAGAGTATAGAAGTTCCAAATTCaagtttaattgattattttttgtggtGCTACAGACGGAAACATGCGCAAGAGATGGAAATAGTTCCATATCACAAGAcattaggtatttattattga